The genomic window ACTTCGCATCCTTTCAGCTTCGATTCGTTGCAAGAGCCTTGCATGGTCGAGAGCAAATCCCACTTGTATAGCTATCTGGGCAAATAAATCAATCTCAGGTTGTTGCCAATCACGGGGTCTGGAACACTGATGTGCAATTAATAAGCCAGATAGCTGTTCGTCCTTAAGAATCGGGGCTACTAAATTTGCTTTGACAGCAAAAGATTCAAGTAAGCTAATGTGGCAATCAGTTAAATCGGTTTCATAAATGTTGTTTATTGCCAGAACGCGACCAGCCCGATACTGTTCAACATAACCTTCAGCAAAACATGGGTCTTTGATTTCAGCTCGCAAAACTTTTGGGTAGGTGAGAACAACTGATTCGGCAATCACAGTTCCAGACCAATTAGCATCAAAGCTATAAATCAGTACTCGGTCAGTACTCAGTACTTTGCGAACCTCTTCTACGGTGGTTTTGATCACATCCTCTTCGTTGAGCGATTGGCGAATGCTGCCGATAGTATCCGCCAGTAACTGACTTTGCACACCTTCAGCTTCGACTCGTTGCAGCAGTCTTGCATGGTCGAGAGCAAATCCCACTTGCATTGCTATCTGGGCAAATAAATTAATCTCAGGCTTTTGCCAATCACGGGGTCTGGAGCATTGATGTGCAATTAATAAGCCAAATAGCTGTTCATCTTTGAGAATGGGGGCGACCAAATTTGCTTTGACAGCAAAGGATTCGAGTTGGTTAATGTGACAATCAGTTAAATCGGTTTCATAAATGTTGTTTGTAGCTTGAACACGACCAGACTGATACTTTTCTACATAGCCCTCAGCAAAACATGGGTCTTGGATTTCAGCTCGCAAAACTTTGGGATAACCTGGAACCACTGATTCGGCAATCACAGTTCCAAACCAATTAGCATCAAAACTATAAACCAGTACTCGGTCAGTACTCAGTGCTTTACGAACCTCCTCCACAGTACTTTTTAGCACATCCTCTTCGTTGAGCGATTGGCGAATGTTGCGGGTAATTTCTATAAATACCTCAGCTATATCTGCCTTCGTATCTACCTGTTTTAGAAGCTTGGCGTAGTCAAGGGCAAATCCCACTTGCATGGTTATCTGAGCGAACAAATCAATCTCAGACTGCTGCCAATAGCGAAGTCTAGAACACTGATGTGCAATCAATAAACCGAATAGCTGCTTGCCTTTGAGAATAGGTGCTACTAAATTAGATTTGACACCAAATTGCTCCAGCAACTCAATATCATTATCATTGAGATCGGCTTTATAAATATCATCAATAGCACGGATGCAACCATCCTGGTATTTTTCTATATACCCTGCCTCGAACCAAGGGTCAGAGATTGTAACCCCTAACATTTTCGGTAAACCAGCTGCTACTGATTCGGCCATAAAGGTTCCATTAGTGTTGGAGTTGAAGCAAAAGATGGTTACGCGATCAATGTTTAAAGCTTTACGAATTTCCTCTGACGTAGTTTTAAGAACATCGTCTTCATTGAATGATTCTCGAACCCAGCGGGTAATTTTCATCAATAGTTGGGAGTAATCAGCTTCGGCTTCTTTCTGCTGTCCCAAAACCGAAAGCAGCTCTGTGAATAAGTTGATGTTTCTCTCTAACATCACTAATTCATCTTCGCTAGCGATGAAAGTTTTAGTAAAGTCACTGTCTGGACGTAGTTGATTTTTGATAATATTAGAAGTGACAGCAGCCTTGCTAACTCGACTAATAGTTCGATTAGCCATAAAAGTTGCGATCGCACCTGCGAAAATTGCTGTTCCCCCCATACCAGCTAACAAGAGTGACAGTTGTCCCTGTAGAGCAAGTTCAGTTTCTGTTGAACTTTTCACACTCTCTCGTTTGACTTGCGGAATTTGTTTAGTAATTAAATTAATGCCGTAGTAGTAAGTAGCTGTTCCAATTGCAACCACAGGAAGGACACTGATGCTTAGTGCCCAAACTATTGCTTTAGTCTTTAAACTCCATTTTTTTTGCCACAGCTTTTGTTGACGATTTCGTCTTGCTTGGGTTTGAGAAAAAGACTGACTCATAAATGAAACCTGGATTGCTGAAATTCAGAATCAAGTGAATAACCTCACCACCAAATTCTACACAAACCTTATTGAACATGGACTGGTTTTCAGAAGTATTTTGAGGCACTAACCTTCTACGTCATGCTCCATAATACTTTTGTTGGCTTTGAACTCAAAAAAATCTGGTCTGATAAACGGGCTTGTTAACAATCAAATGGCGATCGCTTTGTTTTAATGTCTTATTTTCTCATCAGGTGTTGCGGTTTTCTGGCAAGACAGCCAAACAATCTTTCTTTTTCAACAATAGTTATACAGACTTCTCACAGTTAGCCTCCCCCGTAAGAAAGGGAAGGAATAATACAAAAATAAGCCTTTAAGCCCTTGACAGGAGATAAGCTTAATAGTAAATCTTAGGTTTCTAGGAATTGTCTTGGGAATATTCCACCCACTTAGTTCAATTAAGACACAAGCTCAAACAGGTTCTTGATTCTATTTCCACGCAAGCGATGCCTACGGCGGTAAACTACGCATCGAGAGAGTGGATGGGATTAGATCACAAGAGCTTTATTACAGCAGAATTCAAGTATTTGAACCACATCTGTCGTAGGGGCGCAAGGCCTTGCGCCTTTACCGCGTGGTCTATTTACCTGAAAATAGCTGTAAGTGCAACTTTATAAAGAATTGGTATTAGAACGAACCTTGGGCACTTTCTCTGAGAAAATGCTTATGGGAATTAGGCTAACGCCAAGGGAGAAGACTCGCTCTAAGCGTTGGCGCAGCCTCTCTAAGAGTTGCCATGCCGCAGGCTTTACGCAACTCTTGGAGACGCTCTTGCGTTCGCTATCGGCGTCGCACTAATTCCTACAAGCTCAAAATTTATTTTTTAATTGCCGACAATTGCGACATTTTCCAGAAATAGCTAGAAATCCAATTGGTAATAATGTGAGCGACAATCGGCACTAATAAGTTGCCCGTGAGCAGAGCGCTATATGCCAATATCATCCCGACAATTGTTGCCCAAATCACATAAGGCCATTGTTGGGAACCGCTAAGATGCAAGATGCCAAAGCAAAGACTAGATAAAATTACAGCTGTAATATCAGAGCCTAAAGCTGGCAGCATTACACCTCTAAATAATAATTCTTCACTCAACCCCGGTAGTAACCCCAGCCAAATTAAATCTGGTAAGGCTAAGGGTTTCAGTACCACTTCTAGATAATAATCTGCACTTTTACGATAGGCAGTCCAAAGGCGATAAGTTAAGCCACTTAATGCGGTGATAACGAACCCCAATCCTACACCCAACAGCAGCTTTCTTGGGTTCAAGTCCCAAGAAAATACGGAAAAGTTGCCCAAGTGCAATAAAACTTTGGCGACTATCAACAAAATGATTGCAGTCGCTCCCATCGCCCCAAGTATTTGGATGCGCGTCAGGTATGGAATTTCTGGCTCTTGTTTGTGTTGTTCAACCACGGGTTTTTAAGGGGAGTGGGGCAGGGGGAGAAATAACTTATAACTTTTAACCTGTACAGACGCGATTAATCGCGTCTCTACTCCTAACTCCTGTACAGACGCGATTAATCGCGTCTCTAACTCCTGTACAGACGCGATTAATCGCGTCTCCTAACTACTGCCTGCAAAGGTAACAATTTGGGACAAAGAGCAGAGGGATTGATGCCTGCTTTGTGTGCTGCTAATACACCCACTGCTTCTAAATATGAGTTTACCTGTATAGATTTGATCCCCAAGGGTTGGGGAGGAACTTTTATCAGAGTTTTATTTTCTTCAACTGTAATTATTTGGCATCGTCTTTGGCTTAAACTCAATAAGGCACTGCCACCACAAGCAGTTGCAGGTACGATCGCAGCATCGACTTGATCTGCCCAAATATCTTCTTGCTCTGATGGGATCAGTCTTTTCTCTATTATAAATTGTGGGGCATAACTTAATCCTACAAGCACACAGGGCAAAAAGGTATAGCCCAATTCTTCAGCGGCGGAACGGGGAGATAAATCAGGTTGTGGAGGTTCGCTCAAAAGGGCAGGAGAATGGGCGCAAGGAATTTGAAAGGTTCGCACTAGCAAATGGCTAATTACAGCTTCTGCACCCGCTAAAGGATCGACGCCTTCACCGTGGCGGTATTTCTGTACTGCTTCTGAGTCCATATTATCGGGGAAACGGGCAACAACTGCGATCGCTTCTGCCCCCGCTTTTTTAATTAATATCTCAGCTGCCCGTAACAAGCTATCTGGGTTGCCAATTGTTCCCCAACTAGCTCTCGATGCTGTAGTGCGTAATTCTACGTTTAATGGTGCATCAGTAATTACATAATCTGTTAAGGTCAATCCCAAAGTTGCTCTAGCTGCATCGGCTGCTTGTATATGTCGTAGTTGCAACTCTGGCTCAATGGCTTGGTCTAAAAGCAAACCTACTTTGTTGCTGCGGACTGGACGCAAACCCCAGCATCCAGAAGCAAATTTGTCAAGCCCGTAACCTTCAACATAGAAAGCATTTGGAAGGTTCCAATACAAACTTGCGCCATTAAGGACATTGGGGTGAGTAATTAGGCGATCGCAAACCTGTGCTATAACTTTGGCAACAGGTAAAGCATCTCCGGCATAACCCCCAATGGCAGCCCCAACGCCAGTTGGTACAATTAAGATAGCTGTGTATGGACGATTCATCTTATAGTTATCAGTGCCCAGTTATGAGTTATGAGTAAAAATTATAATTACTTCTCACTCTCCAGGGCTATTTCGTTCTATACATGAACCGCCCAGAACTAAAGTTTTGCGCCTCATAACTAAAGTCCGTTTTAAGGGACTATAACCTTTTCTCAGTCGTCTTTAGACGACTTTCGCTATTAGACTCAGAATTCATTCTGAGACGGGCTAGATGAAAATGAAATAGTCTTTGCCTACTCTCAACTATCAACTTCTAACTCCGCACTCACTACTCAAGACTGGGAACTATTTGTCACCACAGCTTCAACTATAGCTTTTTGTTTGTCAACGTCCACAGAGGTAACTGCCCAACGGAGGGGTTCCCCTTGTTTATTCAACTCTGTTTCAATTACTTTTAGTAATTCTGCGGGAGTTTCTTGTAAATCAATTTCTGCGGTAATAAAATGAGTCGTCATCTTGGTAAATCCTGTTGATTTGTAGTTTCTAGAATAGCTGATATCAGTTGCTCTGAAAAACTTATGTTATTTATCAGATTTGGTAATGTTAAGTGAACAGTTATCAATAATCAACCCGGATACTGATAACTATTTACTGATTATTGGTCTTTGCCAAATTGTAACTGATAAACTACATCTTCTTTTTCCGTCTGAACTTTCAAATCAGAAAGGGGTTTGGCAACACAAAGCAATACGTAACCTTGCTTTTGCAAATCTGGACTAACGCCCATACCATCAGTTTGATCCACAGTTCCCTCGCTTATTTGACCGGCGCAAGTTGTGCAAACACCTGCATGACAGGAACTCGGCAAATCCAAACCAGCAGCATCGGCAACTGATAAGATAGTTTCATCTTCAGGAACTTGCAAGGTGTGAATTTCGCCTTGGTGATGAATTTCTACGGTGTAACTTTTGGGCATATACAAAGGAAGGTGATGCAACGAACAAATTTATTATTCTATCTGAATTAGTTAAAAATATCTAGATACTAGCATAAAAATTTAGGTTAAATACTGAGATTATAGTCACTAATTCTGAACAATTTTTAGACTAGTAACATTAATTACTATAATTATAATTATTAGTTAAATTTACTATAAATATATATGCGCGATCGCGTTTCTTTAGAGACTGTATCTGTAAGTCTGCCTTTTGGCATTGGTTCGATGTCGTGGAAAGTTGACACCACACAAAAGAAAGCCGCTTGGTCGCTTTATGTGGAATTGGTGACGCGCATTGCTGTGCAACCATTAGAAGTTGACCAGGGTTTAGTCCGGGAAGCGATGAACTCTCTTTATAGTTTATTTGGTACAACCCGCGAAGTTCTCAAAGCCGCCGGGCCGGATGTGGGTGCTTCTCGTGATTCAGTCGGGGGAATTGCCATTGCAGTGTTAAATAATGGCTTAAGACCGTTTTTGGCTAAATGGCATCCGTTGTTGCAAGCGTGGGAAGCTAGACGACCTTTGGGGGTAAGTCCCAAGGAACATGAGCAGAGTTGGTCGGAGGAACCCAAGTTGCGAAGTGAGTTGGAAGTTTTGCGCGGTGGGTTGGAAGACTACGCTAAGGCGTTGGCAAAAATTGCAGGCGTGGAGGGGTAAGTAATGACAGAGTTTGATGTGTTTCTTTGCCACAATAGCGAAGATAAGGAAGAAGTAATAGAAATAGCCTACAAATTACAACGCGAACATAATATTAAACCGTGGCTGGATGATTGGGAACTGCAACCGGGTTATCCCTGGCAACCAGAACTAGAAAGACAAATACAGAATATTAATTCAGCAGCAGTTTTTATCGGTAAGACTGGTATAGGCCCCTGGCAGGAAGATGAAATATATAGCTTTTTGCGTGAATTTAAACGGCGCAAGTGTCCTATAATTCCTGTATTACTCCCTAATGCTCCACAAAAGCCAGAACTACCTCTTTTCTTAACTGGTATAACGTGGGTCGATTTTCGGACACAAAGCCGTGTTTATACAGACCCTTGGATAAAATTGAAATGGGGTATTACTGGAATAAAGCCAGAAACACAAACTATTATTCATCCTCCACTATTTGAGCAACCTATAAAACCACCAACAACAACCCCTGAACCTAAAACAGATGACCTAGCCTCGGAAAAAAACATAGACTACACCAGACTATGCGACTTACTAGCAGCAAAAAACTGGAAGGAAGCCGACCAAGAAACCTATCGAGTGATGATTCAGGCTGTAGGTAAAAAGGATGGCGACTGGTTCACCCCAGACGAACTCTTAAATTTTCCTTGCACTGACTTACGCACAATTGACCGCTTATGGGTAGAATACAGCAATGGACACTTTGGCTTCAGCGTCCAGAAGGAAATTTACTTGAGCGTAGGCGGTAAAGCAGACGGCAAGTATTACAAAGAAGCCTGGGAGAAGTTTGGCGATCGCGTAGGATGGAGAGTGGAAAAAAGTTGGTTAATTACTCTTACTCAAAATGATACCTCTTCCCCAAGAGGACACCTCCCCAGAGTGGGGCGCTTAGGCTTTTGGGAGGCAGTACTTTGGGGGCAGGCGTTTAACTGGCAGGGCGTTCAGGCAGCGGTTACTTCTTCTCTCGCATCGAGACTTGCAAACTGTAACATTTAAGGCTTTCAGACATTTATAAAGATTTCTTACAAACCCCAGATGCACGGAAGAATCAACATTTCCGAATTCCGATACCTGGCAGCCCCTTCGGGGAAGTCAAAAATCAAAAGTCAAAAGTCAAAAGTTTATTTCCCTAGCTTTCCTTTAGTCGTGACAATTGATTTAGCAATAATTTTAATTAATTGTTCACACTCATCTAAAAGGCTTTTTACTTGTGCCTCAGTCATCATTTCTGATTTGATTAACAGCTTCAACCAGTATTTTGTTTCTTTTGCTTCTTTTAGTGCTATAGATTGCTTGCTGATAAAATCCCTATCACTTTCAGCAGACTGAGACTCTTCAATATTTGCACCAATTGATGTCCCCGATCTGAATAACTGAGCAGCTAATAATCTTGGTGTTCCTGGCTGTTTATCTAAATAAGTACAAATTTTGGTTATTCTGACAGCGAATTCAAATGCTCTATCAGGAATTGGGATGTGATTACTCATACCAAAAAGTATAAGCTGTCGGGCGTCTAAATTGTACGTCAACTTATCAAAGCTCAATTATTATTTTTGACTTTTGACTTTTGACTTTTGACTTCCCCAACGGGGCCGGTTGCTATAATGCACTTACCAACAAACTTTTGAGAAAATGTTATAACTTTAACTCTTAAGGTTAGAACATCAAGCCTTAAAATCATAATATTAAGCCTTGAAGCTAGAACATTCAGGCTTAAGGTTACAACATTAAGCCTTAAGGTTATATGATTAAGCCTTAAAGCTAGAACATGAAGCCTTCAGGTTACAACATTCAGGCTTAAGGTTAAAGCGATCACTCATAGCGCTTCTCAATTGCATAGAATACAGATCATTTGTAGGGGCACAGCAATGCTCATAAGTGTCAAATTAAGCTTAAATACTTACCCAATATACGTTTTACCGCACCCCCAACCCTTCCCCTTACCAAGCTACAGTGTACACAAAAGTCGAATTACCCCCCTTAATCCCCCCTTAGAAAGGGGGGAAACAGGAAATCTAGTTCCCTCCCCTTTCCAAGGGGAGGGTTAGGGTGGGGTAAAACTGACACCAATGAGCAATGCTATGCCCTATTGTGTATTGCATCCATAGACGCGTAGCGGCTACCCGCATGGTACAAGTAACCGCTATAAAAGTAAAGGTGCGATGTCTACGACGGGCTATGCCTACGCTTATGCAACAATATTGTAGTTTTCGTGCAACTTAAACATAATATTATTTTCCTGAAAATCAACCCTTGGTGATTAAAGACCGAGAAATTACAGACATAAGTAAAAAATTTTATTTAAAAGACTGCGCTTTTTGCTGATCCAGCATATAGATTAATTGAGACAAAATAGGTCTGTCAAGCTTTAAAAGCTATGTAAATTTATGTCTCGAAAAAAACGTAGTTCCCGGATTGTAGAAAAAGCTGAGTTTAGAGTTGCCGGTCTGAAAGCTATCGATCAAAATATCAATTTTGATGATACTTATAACTTGCAAAACCTGACTCAATTAATAGAACAATTTCATAATACGCTTGAGCGTTATAACGCTGATATAGCTATGATTGACTCTTCTAAAACAAAGTTAGATGAGATGGAAAAAATCTTAAATCAGGTTTCAGACAAAATGCTGACGTGGGTTGGTTGCAAGTACGGCAAAAACAGCAACGAATATGAACTTGCAGGTGGTGTTCGAGACAGTGAACGCGTCCGTAAAAGCAGATTGACACGCTTAAAATCTAACACAGATAAAACATCAAATGAAAATGCAATAACCGCTTAGTACCGCAACGCGGAAGTTTAAGCGAGTAGAGTTAAGTGTATTTTGGGCGAGGCATGAAAAATTAAAAGTAATGAGCCGAAGGTGACATTCAAGGTGTCTAGATCCCCGACTTCTCAAAGAAGTCGGGGATCTATTGTCTCACGAATGACTCAGGACTGCTATATAATAAAACTTTGCATTAACCCAGAACTTCCGCAATCTCAAAATTGAATGACCCGGTTTATACATGATAAATTTGCTAAAGATTATCTAGAAGAATTATTAAAAAATTACGGAGAAGTCAAAGCATCAGAAAAAGTTGCAGGAGAGATTAAAGAAATAGATGTTTTATTCACTCCTGCCAAACAGCAAAACTCTAATTTACAAATACTCGGTTTGCTAGGAAGATTTGCTGAAAATCCTGCCATCATAGAACCCTTTCGCAATCCAGCTTCTACCGATGAGATATGCGACTGTATTCTAAAATTATTAGAAGTCAAGGCTTTTCTGCGACGGGAATCTAAAGCCAATAAAACCAAACTTCAGGACTCAGAAATTCCCAAATTGTGGGTTCTTACACCAACCATATCTGAAACTAGATTGTCTAGCTTTGGAACTATGCAAAAAGACGGTTGGTTGTCGGGAGTACATTTTCTCCCGGATGCCTTGCGGACAGCAATTGTGGCAATACACCAACTACCGCAAACACCGGAAACTTTGTGGTTGAGGCTTTTAGGTAGGGGAAACGTGCAATCACAAGCGATTATCGAGTTACAAGCGTTACCATTAGATCATCCATACCAGAAAGCAACCCTAGAATTAGTTTACAACTTGCGCGAAAACTTGAGAGTAAACCAACAATTAGAAGCAGATGATAGGGAGTTAATTATGCGACTAGAACCACTTTATCAAAGAGACAGAGAACAAGCTGTACAGACAGGAGAACAACGTTTAATTATACGTCAACTCAATCGCCGTCTTGGTGAAATTGATCCGTCATTAATTGAGCGAGTTAAAGAATTATCGATTGAACAATTGGAGAACTTAGGAGAAGCATTGCTAGACTTTTCTAGCGTTGCTGATTTAGAAGCTTGGTTAAACAAACAATCAATCTAATTCATTTCGATTGATAGGGAGTTAATTATGCGACTAGAACCACTTTATCAAAGAGACAGAAAACAAGCTATACAGGAAGGAAATAAACAAGGAAAACAACGGTTAAAAATCCTTGATTTTCTCTTAGTCCACGGAGGTGGACTTTGTTTGTGTAGTAGCGAATTCCATTCGCCCAATACTTTTCAAACTTTCAGTATAAAAAAATTGCAACTAACCAATTACTCGTAAGGCTTTCAGCTATAAAAATAAGGTAAACTTTTATAGCCAAAATTTGCCTAAAAATATTTCATAATTAAATGGAGAACATCCCAATGGAGAACACAAAAATGCTAGAACAGTACCGTAAGCATGTTGCGGAACGCGCCGGACTCGGTATTCCCGCCTTACCATTGGATGCGAAGCAAACCTCAGAATTATGTGAATTACTGAAAAATCCGCCAAAGGGTCAAGAGGAGATATTATTGCATCTATTGAGCGATCGCGTTTCTCCTGGTGTTGATCCAGCAGCTTATGTCAAAGCCGGATTTCTCACCGCGATTGCCAAAAAGGAAATCACCAGTCCCTTGGTTTCGCGCATAGAAGCTGTGCATTTGCTGGGGACGATGGTAGGTGGTTATAATGTGCAATCTTTAATCGATTTGCTGCAATGGCCCACCGTATCCCTTTCAGACTCATCCGAAACACCTCTGGTAATGGGCGGACAAGGAAAGGAACCCATCGCCGCCTATGCCGCCAACGCCTTAAGCAAAATCCTCTTGGTATACGACGACTTCCACGATGTTTTAGAGTTGTCTAAAACCAATCCTTTCGCCAAGCGGGTGATTGACTCTTGGGCTGAAGCTGAGTGGTTTACTATTCGTCCCACAGTCTCAGAAGCGATTACTGTCACCGTTTTTAAAGTTCCTGGCGAAACCAATACCGACGACTTATCCCCCGCCCAAAGTGCCACAACTCGCCCAGATATTCCCTTACACGCCTTAGTAATGTTAGAGTCACGGCAACCGGGAAGTTTAAAAACCATTACCGAATTGAAGAAAAAAGGGCATCCTGTAGCTTACGTTGGGGATGTCGTTGGTACAGGTTCCTCGCGTAAATCTGCCATCAACTCCGTATTGTGGCACATGGGAAATAATATACCTTTTGTGCCAAACAAACGCGCTGGGGGTTATGTTTTAGGTGGTGCGATCGCGCCAATCTTCTTTAACACAGCAGAAGATGCCGGTGCTTTGCCTATTCAGTGTGATGTCACCAAACTAGAAACCGGCATGGTAATTACCATCCATCCTTACAAAGGCGAAATCACTAATGAAACAGGCGAAGTCATTTCCACCTTTGCCCTCAAACCTGACACCATCCTCGATGAAGTTCGGGCCGGTGGACGCATCCCCCTACTTATCGGCCGTACCCTCACCGACAAAACTCGTCTTGCACTTGGTTTAGAACCCAGCACTGTCTTTACCCGTCCCCAGCAAGCCTTTGATACAGGTAAAGGCTATACTCTAGCACAGAAAATGGTAGGTAAAGCTTGTGGATTACCTGGTGTGCGTCCCGGCACATCCTGCGAACCCATCATTACTACCGTTGGTTCCCAGGATACCACAGGCCCCATGACCCGCGACGAATTGAAAGAACTCGCCTGTCTTGGTTTCAGTGCAGACTTAGTGATTCAGAGTTTCTGCCACACAGCAGCTTATCCCAAACCAGTAGACATCCAAACTCATCACGAACTCCCCGACTTCTTTGCTTCTCGTGGCGGTGTCGCCCTCCGTCCCGGTGATGGTATCATCCACTCTTGGTTAAACCGGATGCTGCTACCCGACACCGTGGGAACTGGCGGCGACTCTCACACTCGCTTCCCCTTAGGTATTTCCTTCCCCGCCGGTTCGGGATTAGTAGCGTTTGCAGCAGCTTTGGGTGTCATGCCTTTGGATATGCCAGAGTCAGTATTGGTAAGATTTAAAGGTGAATTGCAACCAGGTATCACCCTACGCGATGTC from Nostoc sp. UHCC 0926 includes these protein-coding regions:
- a CDS encoding GAF domain-containing protein, which encodes MSQSFSQTQARRNRQQKLWQKKWSLKTKAIVWALSISVLPVVAIGTATYYYGINLITKQIPQVKRESVKSSTETELALQGQLSLLLAGMGGTAIFAGAIATFMANRTISRVSKAAVTSNIIKNQLRPDSDFTKTFIASEDELVMLERNINLFTELLSVLGQQKEAEADYSQLLMKITRWVRESFNEDDVLKTTSEEIRKALNIDRVTIFCFNSNTNGTFMAESVAAGLPKMLGVTISDPWFEAGYIEKYQDGCIRAIDDIYKADLNDNDIELLEQFGVKSNLVAPILKGKQLFGLLIAHQCSRLRYWQQSEIDLFAQITMQVGFALDYAKLLKQVDTKADIAEVFIEITRNIRQSLNEEDVLKSTVEEVRKALSTDRVLVYSFDANWFGTVIAESVVPGYPKVLRAEIQDPCFAEGYVEKYQSGRVQATNNIYETDLTDCHINQLESFAVKANLVAPILKDEQLFGLLIAHQCSRPRDWQKPEINLFAQIAMQVGFALDHARLLQRVEAEGVQSQLLADTIGSIRQSLNEEDVIKTTVEEVRKVLSTDRVLIYSFDANWSGTVIAESVVLTYPKVLRAEIKDPCFAEGYVEQYRAGRVLAINNIYETDLTDCHISLLESFAVKANLVAPILKDEQLSGLLIAHQCSRPRDWQQPEIDLFAQIAIQVGFALDHARLLQRIEAERMRSQLLVDITRSIRQSLNEEDVIKTTVEEVRKALSTDRVLVYSFYANWLGIIIAESVVSGYPKVLRSKIHDPCFTEGYVEKYQSGRVVAINNIYESGLADCHISLLESFSVKANLVAPIIKDEQLFGLLIAHQCSGPRDWQQPEIDLFTQIAMQVGFTLDHARLLQAYETAEANG
- a CDS encoding CPBP family intramembrane glutamic endopeptidase, whose protein sequence is MVEQHKQEPEIPYLTRIQILGAMGATAIILLIVAKVLLHLGNFSVFSWDLNPRKLLLGVGLGFVITALSGLTYRLWTAYRKSADYYLEVVLKPLALPDLIWLGLLPGLSEELLFRGVMLPALGSDITAVILSSLCFGILHLSGSQQWPYVIWATIVGMILAYSALLTGNLLVPIVAHIITNWISSYFWKMSQLSAIKK
- a CDS encoding DUF3326 domain-containing protein, with the protein product MNRPYTAILIVPTGVGAAIGGYAGDALPVAKVIAQVCDRLITHPNVLNGASLYWNLPNAFYVEGYGLDKFASGCWGLRPVRSNKVGLLLDQAIEPELQLRHIQAADAARATLGLTLTDYVITDAPLNVELRTTASRASWGTIGNPDSLLRAAEILIKKAGAEAIAVVARFPDNMDSEAVQKYRHGEGVDPLAGAEAVISHLLVRTFQIPCAHSPALLSEPPQPDLSPRSAAEELGYTFLPCVLVGLSYAPQFIIEKRLIPSEQEDIWADQVDAAIVPATACGGSALLSLSQRRCQIITVEENKTLIKVPPQPLGIKSIQVNSYLEAVGVLAAHKAGINPSALCPKLLPLQAVVRRRD
- a CDS encoding 2Fe-2S iron-sulfur cluster-binding protein, with product MPKSYTVEIHHQGEIHTLQVPEDETILSVADAAGLDLPSSCHAGVCTTCAGQISEGTVDQTDGMGVSPDLQKQGYVLLCVAKPLSDLKVQTEKEDVVYQLQFGKDQ
- a CDS encoding GUN4 domain-containing protein, yielding MTEFDVFLCHNSEDKEEVIEIAYKLQREHNIKPWLDDWELQPGYPWQPELERQIQNINSAAVFIGKTGIGPWQEDEIYSFLREFKRRKCPIIPVLLPNAPQKPELPLFLTGITWVDFRTQSRVYTDPWIKLKWGITGIKPETQTIIHPPLFEQPIKPPTTTPEPKTDDLASEKNIDYTRLCDLLAAKNWKEADQETYRVMIQAVGKKDGDWFTPDELLNFPCTDLRTIDRLWVEYSNGHFGFSVQKEIYLSVGGKADGKYYKEAWEKFGDRVGWRVEKSWLITLTQNDTSSPRGHLPRVGRLGFWEAVLWGQAFNWQGVQAAVTSSLASRLANCNI
- a CDS encoding four helix bundle protein — protein: MSNHIPIPDRAFEFAVRITKICTYLDKQPGTPRLLAAQLFRSGTSIGANIEESQSAESDRDFISKQSIALKEAKETKYWLKLLIKSEMMTEAQVKSLLDECEQLIKIIAKSIVTTKGKLGK
- a CDS encoding DUF4351 domain-containing protein — its product is MTRFIHDKFAKDYLEELLKNYGEVKASEKVAGEIKEIDVLFTPAKQQNSNLQILGLLGRFAENPAIIEPFRNPASTDEICDCILKLLEVKAFLRRESKANKTKLQDSEIPKLWVLTPTISETRLSSFGTMQKDGWLSGVHFLPDALRTAIVAIHQLPQTPETLWLRLLGRGNVQSQAIIELQALPLDHPYQKATLELVYNLRENLRVNQQLEADDRELIMRLEPLYQRDREQAVQTGEQRLIIRQLNRRLGEIDPSLIERVKELSIEQLENLGEALLDFSSVADLEAWLNKQSI
- the acnB gene encoding bifunctional aconitate hydratase 2/2-methylisocitrate dehydratase, coding for MLEQYRKHVAERAGLGIPALPLDAKQTSELCELLKNPPKGQEEILLHLLSDRVSPGVDPAAYVKAGFLTAIAKKEITSPLVSRIEAVHLLGTMVGGYNVQSLIDLLQWPTVSLSDSSETPLVMGGQGKEPIAAYAANALSKILLVYDDFHDVLELSKTNPFAKRVIDSWAEAEWFTIRPTVSEAITVTVFKVPGETNTDDLSPAQSATTRPDIPLHALVMLESRQPGSLKTITELKKKGHPVAYVGDVVGTGSSRKSAINSVLWHMGNNIPFVPNKRAGGYVLGGAIAPIFFNTAEDAGALPIQCDVTKLETGMVITIHPYKGEITNETGEVISTFALKPDTILDEVRAGGRIPLLIGRTLTDKTRLALGLEPSTVFTRPQQAFDTGKGYTLAQKMVGKACGLPGVRPGTSCEPIITTVGSQDTTGPMTRDELKELACLGFSADLVIQSFCHTAAYPKPVDIQTHHELPDFFASRGGVALRPGDGIIHSWLNRMLLPDTVGTGGDSHTRFPLGISFPAGSGLVAFAAALGVMPLDMPESVLVRFKGELQPGITLRDVVNAIPYVAIQKGLLTAEKQNKKNVFSGRILEIEGLPDLKVEQAFELTDASAERSCAGCTIKLSVETISEYLRSNVALLKNMIARGYHDPRTMLRRVAKMEEWLANPVLLEGDADAEYAEIIEIDLNEIKEPIVAAPNDPDNVKLLSEVANDPVQEVFVGSCMTNIGHYRATAKVLEGAGEVKTRLWISPPTRMDEHQLKEEGVYSVFGAAGARTEIPGCSLCMGNQARVADGTTVFSTSTRNFNNRMGKDARVYLGSAELAAVCALLGRLPTVQEYLDVVARRIHPFADDLYRYLNFDQIVGFEDEGRVIALEDMPRLEDILGMPTAAR